GTCGAATATCGGTGAGGATGCCGCTCCACGGGCGCGTCGCCGGGACCTGCGTCATGCGACTCGGTGCGCCTGAGCCCCGAAGTCTTGCCACCTTCCCGCCTGCGGCGAGTCATTCAGCGGCGGTGCGGGCTGCGGTCGCTCGGTTGCAGAGGCGACGACCGCGAAATGGTGCCGAGTGAAGAGTTTTCGCACTGGCTCCTCCGACGACGGAAGTGCGACACGCTCCCGGTTCAGTGGGCGTACCGAACAGTCCGATCCACACGCTGAACAACTCGTCGATAGCGAAGCGGGTCACCACGGCACGTGATCAACTGCACATCCGGTCGTGGTCGGGCGATCGATGAACCTGTACTCGCCGGCGCCGCGCCGCGAAATGCAGCGCTCCTCCAACCCCGTTCGATTGTGCTATGCTAGCAATATCATAGTGCTAAGCTTGCATTTGACGCATTACGGTTCTGCAAGTACCCATTTGGCCATGGGAGGTGCAATCGCGGTCACGAGCGAGCACGGATCCCGCCACGGGCGTGCTGAAGACGGCTTACATGGGGCCGCGCCTAACGGCCGCGATGCCGCCAGGTCGAGCGGGTGCTGAGAGCATCGATGATAACTTTCGGCATCGAACCCCCGACTACGCCAGACGCACGGTGGTGCCTCGATCAATTCTTTGCGGAACTCAACAGCCGGTTCGATGAGGGCTTTGATCCGGCGATCAGCCGCTCGGCCCACCCTGAGGAACTCACACCGCCTTCGGGACTATTGATTCTGGGGCGCCTCCAAGGCAGACCTGTCGGCTGCGGGGCGCTGAAATTTCACGAGAACGAACCCGCTGAGCTAAAAAGAATGTGGATTGCGGCATCGGCACGTGGGCTCGGATTTGGCCGACAGCTGCTAACGGTGCTGGAACGGCACGCTCGCCAGGCCGGCGCCACGGTCCTTCGCCTGGAGACTAACCGGGCTTTGCATGAGGCGATCCATCTGTATAGACGCGCTGGATACGTCGAAGTCGAGGCATTCAACGCCGAACCGTACGCACATCACTGGTTCGAAAAGCAGTTGGTCGTCAATGACCTGAACCGCAATCAAACGGTGAAACGAGAACCGTAATTGGCTCAATCACCGAAGAAACTGTCTGATGATTGGTTCAAGGCGAGGTTATTAATGGAAACGGAAAAGTGGTTTCAACGGTCGTTTGCATTCGCCTTGCCGGCGAGCCGCTTTCCGAACCTGCTCGAGCGGCTCCGCGGAACACCCGCACGACTCGATGAGCGCACGCGCGACCTGCCGGCAGAACGCTTCACGCGAGTGCAGTCGGGTCGTTGGTCGGCGCAGGAGAACGTTGGGCATCTGCTCGAACTCGAACCACTATGGCTGCGCCGCGCCAAGCAGTACTTCACGGGCTCATCGACCTCGCGGAGTTTGTCGCGGAGCACGATGACCATCATCTCGCGGTCATCGGTGCATTGACTCGATAGGCGATGAGTTCATGCCT
Above is a window of Gemmatimonadaceae bacterium DNA encoding:
- a CDS encoding GNAT family N-acetyltransferase, which translates into the protein MITFGIEPPTTPDARWCLDQFFAELNSRFDEGFDPAISRSAHPEELTPPSGLLILGRLQGRPVGCGALKFHENEPAELKRMWIAASARGLGFGRQLLTVLERHARQAGATVLRLETNRALHEAIHLYRRAGYVEVEAFNAEPYAHHWFEKQLVVNDLNRNQTVKREP
- a CDS encoding DinB family protein → METEKWFQRSFAFALPASRFPNLLERLRGTPARLDERTRDLPAERFTRVQSGRWSAQENVGHLLELEPLWLRRAKQYFTGSSTSRSLSRSTMTIISRSSVH